One stretch of Plasmodium vivax chromosome 8, whole genome shotgun sequence DNA includes these proteins:
- a CDS encoding thioredoxin-like redox-active protein, putative (encoded by transcript PVX_119305A): MKCQVDRPVTPNEELNGGQQNVAKNYIPHLYQFQNNEMKKIDASYFDNKYLGLFFGASWCRYCVTFIQKINFFKKNFPFIEIIYIPFDKTYNDYIAFLKGTDFYSLPFDNYLYVCKKFNVQNLPSFMIIAPNNNVLVKDAVQLIKTDAYVANFKSLVKNYTIHPNQFKFGNRFFDLFCA; the protein is encoded by the coding sequence atgaaatgccAAGTGGATCGCCCCGTTACACCAAACGAAGAGCTAAATGGGGGCCAACAAAATGTAGCCAAAAATTACATCCCCCATTTGTATCAATTccaaaataatgaaatgaaaaaaatcgatGCGTCTTACTTTGATAATAAATATCTGGGGCTATTTTTTGGAGCATCCTGGTGCAGGTATTGCGTAACTTTcatccaaaaaataaatttttttaaaaagaatttcccCTTTATAGAAATTATATACATCCCTTTTGACAAGACatataatgattatataGCTTTCCTAAAAGGGACCGACTTTTACAGCCTTCCTTTTGATAACTATCTCTacgtttgcaaaaaatttaatgttCAAAATTTGCCATCCTTTATGATCATAGCCCCCAACAACAATGTGCTCGTCAAGGATGCCGTGCAGCTCATCAAGACGGATGCCTACGTGGCGAACTTCAAGTCGTTGgtgaaaaattacacaatTCACCCGAACCAGTTTAAGTTTGGCAACCGATTTTTCGACTTATTTTGCGCATAG
- a CDS encoding dihydrolipoamide acyltransferase, putative (encoded by transcript PVX_119310A), translating to MMHRAKSLLSRVPPMSRHPLSRHINTSSVKLKIVKCKLFDIGEGISEVEITQWNKNEGDNVSEMETLLTVQSDKAAVDITSKYSGVLVKRYAEEKDVIKIGSYFCEIDTEDEVGEAAEEVVANEVADEADGRVDPGGPLSPAKVTQQGSKAPTVKASPGVKKKAQEYKLDVDAIGSYFSKEAITMLDVELYHQKVKSGEISNAGSDFNGEVLEEVPLKGIKLAMCKCMNDSLSIPLFHLNEKYNVQNLLSARNVIKKSVLQKDNVNVTLTSVLIKLISTVLKDFPLLNSKFDSQKNAYTIFKSHNVCVAMDTPNGLLVPNIKQVESKNVVEIQKELTSLRDKALQMKLSKSDISGGTITVSNFGVIGGTFATPIVFENQACIIGLSKIQKQLLLKNEKKELTALSDILVADVMNLTFGADHRFVDGATLAQFSKKLKEVVEGVTSLDPYAA from the coding sequence ATGATGCACAGGGCGAAGAGCCTCCTCAGCCGAGTGCCTCCCATGAGCAGGCACCCCCTGAGTCGCCACATCAACACCAGTAGCGTGAAACTTAAGATAGTAAAATGCAAGCTGTTTGACATCGGAGAGGGAATTTCGGAGGTGGAAATAACGCAGTGGAACAAAAACGAAGGAGACAACGTGAGCGAAATGGAGACGCTCCTAACAGTCCAGAGCGACAAGGCGGCGGTGGATATAACGAGCAAGTACAGCGGGGTGCTGGTGAAGAGGTATGCTGAGGAGAAGGACGTGATTAAAATTGGCTCGTACTTTTGCGAAATCGACACGGAGGATGAGGTGGGTGAGGCGGCGGAGGAGGTGGTCGCGAATGAGGTCGCGGATGAGGCGGACGGGAGGGTAGACCCAGGGGGGCCACTCTCACCAGCCAAAGTCACACAGCAGGGGAGCAAAGCCCCCACTGTGAAGGCCTCCCCCGGGGTTAAGAAAAAGGCCCAAGAGTACAAGCTTGACGTAGACGCGATAGGAAGTTACTTCTCGAAAGAGGCCATAACGATGTTGGATGTAGAGCTCTACCATCAGAAGGTAAAAAGCGGAGAAATCTCAAACGCAGGAAGTGACTTCAACGGAGAGGTCTTGGAGGAAGTGCCCCTGAAGGGAATCAAACTAGCCATGTGTAAGTGTATGAATGACTCGCTGAGTATCCCCCTGTTTCACTTAAACGAAAAGTACaatgtgcaaaatttgcTAAGTGCCAGAAATGTAATAAAGAAGAGCGTCCTGCAGAAGGACAACGTCAACGTGACGTTAACGAGTGTGCTCATTAAGCTCATCTCCACTGTGTTGAAGGACTTCCCATTGCTAAACTCCAAATTTGATTctcaaaaaaatgcttataCTATTTTTAAGAGCCATAACGTGTGTGTGGCCATGGACACCCCGAATGGTTTGCTCGTGCCGAATATAAAACAGGTGGAGTCAAAAAACGTGGTTGAAATTCAGAAGGAGCTGACGTCCCTACGTGATAAAGCTTTGCAGATGAAGCTGAGCAAAAGTGATATCTCAGGGGGGACCATCACAGTTAGCAATTTCGGGGTCATAGGGGGCACCTTTGCCACTCCAATTGTGTTTGAAAACCAGGCGTGCATAATTGGCCTTTCCAAAATTCAGAAGCAgctgttattaaaaaatgagaagaaagaGCTGACTGCATTATCTGACATCCTCGTCGCGGATGTGATGAACTTGACGTTTGGCGCGGACCACAGGTTCGTCGACGGGGCCACGCTGGCCCAGTTTTcgaagaagctgaaggaggTCGTGGAGGGGGTCACCTCTCTCGACCCGTACGCGGCGTAG